In the genome of Qipengyuania seohaensis, one region contains:
- a CDS encoding relaxase/mobilization nuclease domain-containing protein: MITKRIKARKNLRQITRERIAHARSLIDYLLAPEKESDEKAYMVDYMLRAGFGDSSGVRLLHSGYRNLLSNTEHARRAEMMALANAATRSPNPVDHWLLSWREDEKPTSKQVDETVEMFLGHLGLGGQPAIYVLHGDTNNLHCHIAVNRFDMLNRRMIEINHGFNKEAAHQAVAKIVDHFGWQAEEKQRYVVVGGKTILSKRAAKLKAVGHKPICTGASAAEWRTGFKSVQRIAQEEAVPIILNARSWPELHERLAAKGMTYERVGTNGIKIGIGEEFVSASRVNSRITMIRRAKDLGDFVARRPSVKVEARSPEQDVLPNAKGAIEFRELCDEYRADRKRKKKLRELERLRGTRKQNATEIARAALLQNCEARPEPEFAKPPPNLESFHYWKNDGETAAKWCRRKDLFPSLTGQEPAHVEPRPIGGFVPFQSGNEVRYARHADAPTVFVDRGDRIDVILAVEDEVIVAALRLSAQKFHGKVSVTGSRQFRERAFELAQRNGLGGCLIDQDFVDRRAAEDRERRPSDATSNINRSAMSGTNGQAVNLDFDIGTLAKLDSQPSECVTGERPRSHPPNNAASDATDAAERNKQQNNYERTDAESEAVRSAPPPAAASAESPERVPSRGSSKGTNLPLGPQKGKSR; this comes from the coding sequence ATGATCACGAAGCGCATCAAGGCACGGAAGAACCTTCGTCAGATTACGCGAGAGCGCATCGCTCATGCACGCTCGCTCATCGACTATCTCCTCGCTCCGGAAAAGGAGAGTGACGAGAAGGCCTATATGGTGGATTACATGCTCCGCGCGGGGTTTGGGGACAGTTCCGGCGTGCGCCTTCTGCATTCGGGTTACCGGAACCTCCTCAGCAATACCGAGCATGCTCGTAGGGCTGAGATGATGGCGCTCGCGAATGCGGCCACGCGGAGTCCTAATCCTGTCGACCACTGGCTGCTAAGCTGGAGGGAAGACGAAAAACCCACTTCGAAACAGGTCGACGAGACCGTCGAAATGTTTCTGGGCCACTTGGGATTGGGCGGTCAGCCAGCGATCTATGTGTTGCACGGCGACACGAACAATCTCCATTGTCACATCGCCGTCAATCGCTTCGACATGCTAAACAGGCGCATGATCGAAATAAACCATGGCTTCAACAAGGAGGCCGCGCATCAGGCTGTAGCCAAGATTGTGGATCACTTCGGGTGGCAGGCGGAAGAGAAGCAGCGATACGTGGTTGTCGGCGGGAAAACGATTCTTTCGAAGCGTGCCGCGAAGCTGAAGGCTGTTGGTCACAAGCCGATCTGCACCGGAGCGTCGGCCGCAGAATGGCGAACCGGTTTCAAGTCCGTGCAGCGTATCGCGCAGGAAGAAGCGGTTCCGATCATCCTGAATGCGCGCTCTTGGCCCGAACTTCACGAGCGTCTGGCTGCGAAAGGCATGACCTACGAGCGGGTCGGCACCAACGGGATCAAGATCGGGATCGGTGAAGAGTTCGTGTCCGCTTCGCGCGTGAACAGTCGCATCACGATGATCAGGCGGGCGAAAGATTTAGGCGACTTTGTCGCTCGCCGTCCCTCTGTGAAGGTCGAAGCGAGATCACCTGAACAGGACGTTCTTCCGAATGCGAAGGGTGCGATAGAGTTCCGTGAACTTTGCGATGAATATCGCGCCGATCGCAAGCGCAAGAAGAAACTGCGGGAACTCGAACGCTTGCGCGGGACGAGAAAGCAAAATGCTACCGAGATCGCGCGGGCTGCTCTGCTTCAGAATTGCGAAGCTCGACCCGAACCCGAGTTCGCTAAGCCCCCTCCCAATCTCGAAAGCTTTCATTACTGGAAAAATGACGGAGAGACCGCCGCCAAATGGTGTCGTCGCAAAGATTTGTTTCCAAGTTTGACCGGTCAGGAACCTGCTCATGTAGAGCCCAGACCTATCGGTGGGTTCGTGCCCTTCCAATCAGGCAACGAAGTTCGGTATGCCCGGCACGCTGACGCCCCCACCGTTTTCGTCGATCGAGGCGATCGCATCGACGTCATTCTGGCCGTGGAAGATGAAGTCATCGTGGCCGCACTTCGGCTCTCCGCGCAGAAATTTCACGGGAAGGTGTCTGTGACTGGAAGCAGGCAATTTCGTGAACGCGCCTTTGAGCTCGCCCAACGTAATGGGCTTGGCGGATGCCTGATAGATCAAGACTTCGTCGACCGCCGTGCTGCCGAAGATCGCGAACGCCGACCAAGCGATGCTACCTCAAACATTAACAGGTCTGCGATGAGCGGAACGAACGGGCAAGCCGTGAACCTTGATTTCGATATTGGCACACTAGCTAAACTAGATTCTCAGCCATCCGAATGTGTCACCGGCGAGCGGCCGCGATCGCACCCACCGAATAATGCTGCGTCAGATGCGACCGATGCTGCGGAGAGGAACAAGCAGCAAAATAATTATGAGCGGACGGACGCTGAATCCGAAGCTGTGCGAAGCGCCCCCCCGCCCGCGGCCGCTTCGGCAGAGAGCCCAGAGCGTGTTCCATCGCGCGGTTCCAGCAAAGGGACTAATCTGCCGCTGGGACCGCAGAAGGGAAAAAGCCGCTAG
- a CDS encoding CPBP family intramembrane glutamic endopeptidase, which yields MTLPVATSEEPEETGSANPRWTALRDLIVVVAVMVVVKQSLLPASQLYAGPASTFSAMIVGTILLRRRGKTWSDLGFRWPESWPKTLGLTLLSMIVFLAFAQTMSMIADMFFVDIGTSDRFAHVEGNLSAYLVIMFFVWTHGSFFEELLFRAFIISHASEAMDGGLRADLLAVLISSIFFGYRHAYYQGWHGALVTGAGGLAFGLLYLWFGRRNILPLILAHGTFNTLGQTFRFLGIED from the coding sequence ATGACATTACCAGTCGCCACAAGTGAGGAGCCGGAGGAAACCGGCTCCGCAAATCCGCGATGGACTGCCCTGAGAGACCTGATCGTGGTCGTTGCGGTCATGGTCGTCGTCAAGCAGTCGCTGCTCCCTGCCTCTCAGCTTTACGCAGGACCCGCATCAACGTTCAGCGCGATGATCGTGGGGACGATCCTGCTGCGCCGCCGCGGCAAAACGTGGAGCGACCTGGGTTTCCGCTGGCCCGAGAGCTGGCCGAAAACTCTCGGCCTGACGCTGCTGTCCATGATCGTCTTCCTCGCCTTCGCCCAGACGATGTCGATGATTGCCGACATGTTCTTCGTGGATATCGGCACCAGCGACCGCTTCGCTCACGTCGAGGGCAATCTCAGCGCCTACCTCGTCATCATGTTCTTCGTGTGGACGCACGGCTCGTTCTTTGAAGAACTCCTGTTCCGTGCCTTCATCATCAGTCACGCGAGCGAGGCGATGGACGGAGGGCTGCGAGCAGACCTGCTGGCGGTTCTGATATCATCCATCTTCTTCGGTTATCGACATGCCTACTATCAGGGCTGGCATGGTGCACTTGTCACAGGAGCAGGCGGTCTTGCTTTCGGGCTACTCTACCTGTGGTTCGGTCGCCGCAATATCCTGCCTCTGATCCTGGCACATGGAACGTTCAACACATTGGGCCAAACATTCCGATTTCTCGGCATTGAGGATTGA
- a CDS encoding AraC family transcriptional regulator: MAQSSSIYSRKAIEQAPEHLDRAELFAICKLDMHQPADLATMVAEEDYVRLLETIAEAEDGLPRAHIKLGASMRCEELGAVGLAWKSSPTLMDGWDRAQRYVGVVAGVRAIEIARNEQTTEIQFLRLTDEAPKGARLSNEATFASFTAISREASGRPFKPVHAYCAHDFIGDRDFLENYLGCPVEDGAGANGIVIANEELALPNAVGDDAISRFFDERVEEMLAEMKSEVPIAFQVKSQIGKNLSGGIPKLSHVARALGMSARTLQRKLSDEGAVFQDLVDQARRELSERLLRTTDFPLVEIAFLTGFAEQSGFTRAFKRWAGETPRSYRLSSTSG, translated from the coding sequence GTGGCTCAATCTTCGTCTATCTATTCGCGAAAAGCGATCGAGCAGGCTCCCGAACATCTCGACCGGGCGGAGCTTTTTGCGATTTGTAAGCTCGACATGCATCAACCAGCGGACCTTGCAACGATGGTCGCGGAGGAGGATTATGTCAGGCTACTGGAAACCATCGCCGAAGCCGAGGACGGTTTGCCGCGAGCTCACATCAAGCTCGGTGCATCGATGCGCTGCGAGGAACTGGGAGCAGTTGGTCTTGCTTGGAAGAGCTCACCCACGCTCATGGATGGGTGGGATCGGGCTCAACGGTATGTCGGGGTTGTCGCTGGGGTGAGAGCGATTGAGATTGCTCGCAACGAGCAAACAACCGAGATCCAGTTTCTACGATTGACCGATGAGGCTCCCAAAGGCGCAAGATTGTCCAACGAAGCGACTTTCGCCTCCTTCACCGCAATATCGCGCGAAGCTTCCGGCCGCCCTTTCAAGCCGGTCCACGCGTACTGCGCGCATGATTTCATCGGTGATCGAGATTTTCTCGAGAACTATCTTGGCTGCCCTGTCGAGGATGGAGCGGGGGCCAACGGGATTGTCATAGCCAATGAAGAACTGGCTTTGCCGAACGCGGTTGGTGACGATGCAATCTCTCGCTTCTTCGATGAACGCGTCGAGGAGATGCTCGCCGAAATGAAGTCGGAGGTGCCGATAGCGTTTCAGGTGAAATCGCAGATCGGCAAAAACCTGAGCGGCGGGATTCCAAAGTTGTCGCATGTCGCAAGAGCCCTTGGGATGAGCGCTCGTACACTCCAGCGTAAACTGAGCGACGAAGGCGCTGTGTTCCAGGACCTGGTAGATCAAGCCCGGCGGGAATTGTCCGAACGGCTGCTGCGCACGACGGATTTCCCTCTGGTCGAAATAGCCTTCCTTACCGGCTTCGCCGAGCAAAGCGGGTTTACCAGAGCCTTCAAACGCTGGGCGGGTGAAACACCGCGCTCATATAGGTTGAGTTCGACATCTGGCTGA
- a CDS encoding NmrA family NAD(P)-binding protein, producing MTRTSSGKKTTLVIGGTGKTGKRVAERLAAAGRSVRIGSRSSVPAFDWDREEGWNAALDGVSSIYITYSPDLAMPGATDAIRALVWRAKLQGVERLVLLSGRGEKEAQACEQIVQDSGLEWTIVRASWFNQNFSEGAFIEMVLSGAITLPAGDTPEPFVDVDDIADVAAAAILEDGHDGEIYEVTGPRLMTMAEIAAELSAATGREIAYIDVPHDGFIEELTGSGAPEDVVWMLDYLFSTVLDGRNAHLTDGVERALGRRPKDFADYARQVAATGLWRVAA from the coding sequence ATGACCAGAACCTCGTCGGGCAAGAAAACTACACTGGTGATCGGTGGAACCGGCAAGACCGGCAAGAGAGTCGCAGAGCGGCTGGCGGCTGCAGGGCGATCCGTCCGCATAGGATCGCGATCGTCAGTCCCCGCGTTCGACTGGGATCGTGAGGAAGGCTGGAATGCCGCACTGGATGGTGTCTCCAGTATCTACATTACCTATTCCCCCGACCTGGCCATGCCCGGCGCAACCGATGCGATCAGGGCACTCGTCTGGCGCGCAAAGCTGCAAGGTGTCGAACGGTTGGTGCTGTTATCGGGTCGCGGAGAGAAGGAAGCCCAGGCCTGCGAGCAAATCGTGCAGGACAGTGGCCTCGAATGGACCATAGTGCGTGCGAGCTGGTTCAATCAGAATTTCTCGGAAGGCGCTTTTATCGAGATGGTGCTGAGCGGGGCGATTACCCTTCCGGCAGGCGATACTCCCGAACCGTTCGTCGATGTCGACGATATTGCCGACGTCGCCGCCGCCGCCATTCTGGAAGATGGGCACGACGGCGAAATCTACGAAGTCACCGGCCCCCGTCTGATGACCATGGCCGAGATCGCGGCGGAGTTGTCGGCCGCGACGGGGCGCGAGATTGCCTATATCGATGTGCCCCATGACGGCTTTATCGAGGAGCTAACCGGTTCGGGTGCGCCCGAGGACGTCGTGTGGATGCTCGATTACCTGTTCTCCACGGTTCTCGACGGACGCAACGCCCACCTGACCGACGGCGTCGAGCGAGCATTGGGCAGGCGCCCGAAGGACTTCGCGGATTACGCCCGACAGGTCGCTGCGACCGGCTTGTGGAGGGTCGCAGCATGA
- a CDS encoding LysR family transcriptional regulator has product MSLLQLRTFVEVYRRRSLSEAARAIGITQPAASQHIASLEAQLGRPLFDRHSRGVRPTAIADDLAASIGSSLDTAESALASARARSSRISGTVHIAAPSDLLGEMIAPRLAPLLDAGLDLRLHIGGREALYALLLEDKVHLAVTASQPEDPRLAFHALGEEHLRAVASPPVAMRIAELPLADGLNRTAHLAYDLDRPLLRTWLEANQIELISQPALTAPDLRVLRSGLRAGLGWTVLPGYLTRSERAACTLIEIPAPITVPRNAYYLVWARSSLRHPRVAMARDALIAALRT; this is encoded by the coding sequence ATGTCCCTCCTGCAGTTGCGCACCTTCGTCGAAGTCTACCGCCGTCGTTCACTGAGCGAGGCGGCTCGGGCAATCGGCATCACCCAACCGGCGGCGTCGCAGCACATCGCATCGCTCGAGGCGCAATTGGGCCGTCCCTTGTTTGATCGCCATTCGCGCGGCGTCCGACCAACAGCGATTGCCGACGATCTGGCGGCTTCGATCGGAAGCAGCCTCGATACGGCGGAATCGGCACTGGCCAGCGCGCGGGCCCGTTCGTCGCGCATCTCGGGCACGGTCCACATCGCCGCGCCGTCGGACCTGCTGGGAGAGATGATCGCGCCCAGACTGGCGCCGCTGCTGGATGCGGGGCTAGACCTACGCCTGCATATCGGCGGGCGCGAGGCGCTCTATGCCTTGCTGCTCGAAGACAAGGTGCACCTGGCTGTCACCGCCTCGCAACCCGAAGATCCGCGGTTGGCCTTCCATGCGCTGGGCGAGGAACACCTGCGCGCCGTAGCCTCTCCCCCCGTGGCCATGCGGATTGCCGAATTGCCGCTTGCCGACGGGCTCAACCGGACGGCCCACCTCGCCTACGATCTTGACCGGCCGCTGCTGCGGACCTGGCTCGAGGCAAACCAGATCGAGCTGATCAGCCAGCCAGCCTTGACCGCGCCCGATCTGCGGGTGCTACGGTCGGGATTGCGCGCGGGTCTGGGCTGGACGGTGCTGCCCGGCTATCTCACCCGCAGCGAACGCGCTGCCTGCACGCTGATCGAGATACCCGCGCCGATCACGGTGCCGCGCAACGCATACTACCTCGTCTGGGCACGCTCATCGCTGCGACACCCGCGCGTGGCCATGGCTCGGGACGCCCTGATTGCTGCACTCCGAACATAA
- a CDS encoding pirin family protein — MRQRYAAEIAAPKVTVEHEPITGERLSIGQGFRALSFKHARFSGLMDPLVMVDHYFMSEPTFGAHAHAGMSAVTVLFEDSVGLFNNRDSMGNDIDLEPGDLYWLKAGSGALHDEKPTPGSRTHGLQMFVNLPARLKHDAPEALHVKAVDMPQIVSSDAKVRLVLGRSNGLVGSSSPALPLTILDAMINAGGEFEHEVALGHSQWIHVVKGSVEKLDGERLITIHSGEAFSVGGKPEPVTLVLRASSESQVVVVTGEPIKEAFVQRGPFVMTTEDEIEQVEAAYRSGRLGGLSD; from the coding sequence ATGCGGCAACGTTACGCAGCTGAAATCGCAGCCCCTAAGGTGACCGTCGAACACGAACCGATCACCGGGGAGCGATTGTCGATCGGTCAGGGCTTCAGGGCGCTCAGTTTTAAGCATGCTAGATTCAGCGGATTGATGGATCCGCTGGTGATGGTCGATCACTACTTCATGAGCGAACCGACATTCGGCGCACACGCCCATGCAGGCATGTCAGCAGTTACTGTCCTGTTCGAAGACAGTGTCGGCCTTTTCAACAACCGGGACTCCATGGGTAACGATATCGATCTGGAGCCCGGCGATCTTTATTGGCTCAAGGCAGGAAGCGGCGCACTGCACGACGAGAAGCCTACCCCTGGTTCACGGACGCATGGCCTTCAGATGTTTGTGAACCTTCCAGCCCGACTGAAGCACGATGCGCCTGAAGCCCTTCACGTAAAGGCGGTCGATATGCCTCAGATTGTTAGCAGTGATGCGAAGGTTCGTCTCGTACTGGGGAGGAGCAATGGACTTGTCGGGTCCAGCTCACCCGCACTGCCGCTGACGATTCTTGATGCGATGATAAACGCAGGTGGTGAATTCGAGCACGAAGTTGCTCTGGGTCATTCTCAATGGATTCATGTTGTCAAAGGAAGCGTCGAGAAACTCGATGGAGAACGCCTCATCACGATACATTCTGGCGAAGCCTTTTCAGTTGGTGGAAAGCCAGAGCCCGTCACATTGGTGCTGAGAGCCAGTTCCGAGAGCCAAGTTGTAGTTGTGACAGGTGAACCGATTAAAGAGGCGTTCGTCCAAAGAGGGCCCTTTGTCATGACCACCGAGGATGAAATCGAACAAGTCGAAGCGGCCTATCGCTCAGGGCGATTGGGCGGCCTGAGCGACTAG
- a CDS encoding ABC transporter permease, whose product MSWLRTGFENALSDARSSDGRLVIAIQTALVFFLTTLALTGASVQAYLDDNLDQMLGADMSLSGPRALPDDDLRQIAGWADAVAEVRMVPLAVSHEAKTVRVQVKIADENYPLQGKLEIGSGLDQTSLEKTVRGPTQGEIWLGPRAARALGVEIGDRVAIGEDALTVSAILYHEPDRLAEGHSVAMRALVGEGSLRLADEASSQIVHRVLIAADADRQALIEEWTAENHGDFAVVTKTGGGHPLALFWQRIENFLGLASVILFFLAAIAIDMANRRYLKRQTQRLSIYLSFGQSMTQCMRLAVFQWLVCFVLSLLAGAGLAMLAQGFLVDQLADQFPGIAAQTHPLVMAKTFALIALLLLAFQVPMLLQLRRASLVSLIRSIEYPSARWLRLFWGAASITVLAAYYSDNVTLTLLTLGALGAALVLMIFLSWAILTLGERLGRNRTGLLSFSFFVMKQRIVSKSSQILGLGLCSLLLLFTLMLMKDIGSTMESYSRANNGNLMVAELPAEELAVFEDWSAANQAGIRQMRPYASAKLVGINGKPVAEAVASPSETLAVVGESLRMSWSREVPDNNSLVAGRWWSEDDTSWRQVSAESEVIADLGLAFGDRLAFAIDGDEVELELVAEHAYKPGGGSVTFWFQMPERAHAALAPRTFYMGSAELPDAAWGNLGSLWRDTPTLSLVPLKEITRRFDDTLALVTKIVVGFAGMVLVMTALVIAASMQGFESEDRQKNGLLLSMGVTRRGCLRLALYDWLTVAGIAGVGAVSGTWLAGLLIYQSQFSMTYTPQPLWMASAMMLVGLCVCGLGLLYSRASLSVSVKSLLDQDR is encoded by the coding sequence ATGAGCTGGCTGCGCACCGGCTTCGAGAACGCCCTGTCCGATGCGCGTTCGAGCGACGGTAGACTGGTCATTGCGATCCAGACTGCCCTCGTTTTCTTCCTCACGACACTGGCGCTGACCGGGGCGTCCGTGCAGGCCTATCTCGACGACAACCTCGACCAGATGCTGGGCGCGGACATGTCCTTGTCCGGTCCGCGCGCGCTTCCTGATGACGATCTGCGGCAGATTGCCGGATGGGCCGACGCTGTGGCCGAAGTCCGAATGGTTCCGCTAGCAGTATCCCACGAGGCCAAGACTGTTCGGGTACAGGTCAAGATCGCGGATGAAAACTACCCCCTGCAGGGCAAGCTCGAGATAGGGTCCGGCCTCGACCAGACCTCGCTGGAGAAAACCGTGCGCGGCCCGACACAAGGTGAAATCTGGCTCGGACCGAGGGCGGCAAGGGCCCTTGGCGTCGAGATCGGCGACCGGGTCGCGATCGGCGAAGATGCGCTCACCGTATCCGCGATCCTTTACCATGAACCTGACCGCCTGGCAGAAGGCCATTCGGTCGCTATGCGCGCGCTCGTCGGTGAGGGCTCGCTGAGGCTTGCCGATGAGGCGAGCAGCCAGATCGTCCACCGTGTGCTCATTGCCGCCGATGCCGACCGCCAAGCGCTGATCGAGGAATGGACTGCCGAGAACCACGGGGATTTCGCGGTCGTCACCAAGACCGGCGGAGGCCATCCTCTGGCATTGTTCTGGCAGCGCATCGAGAATTTCCTCGGCCTGGCTTCGGTGATCCTGTTCTTTCTCGCCGCGATCGCCATCGACATGGCCAATCGCCGGTATCTCAAGCGCCAGACGCAGCGGCTTTCAATCTATCTCAGCTTTGGTCAGAGCATGACCCAATGCATGCGGTTGGCGGTGTTCCAGTGGCTCGTCTGCTTCGTACTTTCCCTCCTCGCGGGAGCCGGCCTAGCCATGCTCGCGCAGGGCTTCCTCGTCGATCAGCTGGCGGACCAGTTTCCGGGCATAGCTGCGCAGACCCATCCGCTCGTCATGGCGAAGACCTTCGCGCTCATCGCCTTGCTGCTCCTGGCGTTCCAAGTGCCGATGTTGCTGCAACTTCGGCGCGCCTCTCTCGTCAGCCTGATCCGGTCGATCGAATATCCTTCGGCCCGGTGGCTGCGGCTGTTCTGGGGAGCCGCAAGTATCACGGTGCTGGCGGCGTACTATTCCGACAATGTGACGCTGACCCTGCTCACGCTGGGCGCGCTGGGCGCGGCGCTGGTGCTCATGATCTTCCTGAGCTGGGCCATACTGACGCTCGGCGAGCGCCTCGGGCGCAACCGGACGGGCCTGCTGTCTTTCAGTTTCTTCGTCATGAAGCAGCGCATAGTCAGCAAGTCGTCGCAGATCCTGGGGCTCGGCCTTTGCAGCCTGCTGCTGCTCTTCACGCTTATGCTGATGAAGGACATCGGCTCGACCATGGAGAGCTATTCGCGGGCCAACAACGGCAATCTGATGGTCGCGGAACTTCCGGCAGAGGAGTTGGCCGTCTTCGAGGACTGGAGCGCTGCGAACCAGGCCGGAATTCGTCAGATGCGCCCCTACGCGAGCGCTAAGCTGGTCGGGATAAACGGGAAACCCGTCGCCGAGGCGGTCGCCTCGCCCAGCGAAACGCTGGCGGTGGTCGGCGAATCCCTACGCATGTCATGGTCGCGCGAGGTGCCGGACAATAACAGTCTCGTTGCCGGCCGCTGGTGGTCGGAAGACGATACAAGCTGGCGGCAGGTCTCGGCTGAGAGCGAGGTGATCGCCGATCTGGGCCTCGCATTCGGAGACCGGCTTGCGTTCGCGATCGATGGCGATGAGGTCGAGCTGGAGCTGGTTGCGGAGCACGCCTACAAGCCGGGCGGCGGATCTGTAACCTTCTGGTTCCAGATGCCCGAACGGGCGCATGCCGCGCTGGCGCCCCGAACCTTCTATATGGGCAGTGCGGAACTTCCCGATGCGGCCTGGGGCAATCTGGGCTCCTTGTGGCGGGACACACCCACCCTGTCACTCGTACCCTTGAAGGAAATTACCCGGCGGTTCGACGATACGCTCGCGCTCGTCACGAAAATCGTGGTCGGTTTCGCCGGAATGGTACTGGTCATGACCGCGCTCGTCATCGCGGCTTCGATGCAGGGTTTCGAGAGCGAGGACCGGCAGAAGAACGGTCTGCTCCTGAGCATGGGCGTCACCAGGCGCGGATGCTTGCGCCTCGCGCTCTACGACTGGCTCACGGTCGCGGGTATTGCAGGAGTGGGTGCCGTGTCAGGCACGTGGCTCGCCGGACTGCTGATCTATCAGTCGCAGTTCTCAATGACCTACACCCCGCAGCCGCTCTGGATGGCGTCAGCGATGATGCTGGTCGGCCTGTGCGTCTGCGGCCTCGGGCTTCTCTACAGCAGGGCGAGCCTCTCCGTTTCGGTGAAGTCGCTGCTCGACCAGGATCGCTGA
- a CDS encoding serine hydrolase domain-containing protein, producing MKRFFSIAGLALLFCALWGAIVFAAVDRGWGHSAIAAPGDDRGFAQAAQQIAERDGAGNISFVLLEAGAQVEDFHLSNGEPIDAQTVFQVASLGKWITAWGVMALVEEGRIDLDAPVSTYLTRWQLPASEFDPSGVTVRRLLSHTAGLTDGLGYDGFGTAQERQTLEASLTRAMDVSPDKDGKTILGSEPGSGWQYSGGGYTLLQLVIEEVSGEAFPAFMQRRVLAPLGMKRTTFDHAAAQEMGLAENFRADGTNEPFRWYTALAATSLFTTSDDLAKFIAAQAPGRSNPVLADETMALMGTPHASDMGADIWGLGAMLYAPNNSGGFIIGHDGSNEPAINTAARFDPATGDGIVVLSTGNPTLATEVAGQWVFWKTGNVDTLTFVSRLPTALAVFAAGVLVILIVMVTAVLRRRRSATRAEREYPKQ from the coding sequence ATGAAGAGGTTTTTCTCGATAGCAGGTCTTGCTCTCTTATTCTGTGCGCTGTGGGGGGCGATAGTTTTTGCAGCGGTGGACCGCGGCTGGGGGCATTCGGCCATCGCGGCACCCGGTGACGATCGCGGTTTTGCGCAGGCTGCACAGCAGATCGCCGAGCGGGACGGTGCCGGCAATATCAGCTTCGTCCTTCTCGAAGCCGGCGCACAGGTGGAGGATTTTCACTTGTCGAACGGCGAGCCGATCGATGCGCAGACGGTTTTCCAGGTCGCCTCACTCGGCAAGTGGATCACCGCATGGGGCGTCATGGCCCTGGTCGAAGAGGGCCGGATCGATCTCGACGCGCCGGTTTCGACCTATCTCACACGCTGGCAATTGCCCGCATCCGAATTCGATCCTTCGGGCGTCACGGTCCGGCGCCTGCTCAGCCACACGGCGGGCCTCACGGACGGGCTGGGATACGACGGGTTCGGCACGGCGCAGGAGCGACAGACCCTCGAAGCCTCGCTCACCCGGGCCATGGATGTCTCTCCCGATAAGGACGGGAAGACGATACTGGGCAGCGAGCCCGGGTCCGGATGGCAGTATTCGGGCGGAGGCTACACGCTACTGCAGCTGGTGATCGAGGAAGTCTCGGGAGAAGCATTCCCGGCTTTCATGCAAAGGCGCGTCCTTGCTCCGCTGGGCATGAAACGCACGACCTTCGACCATGCGGCGGCACAGGAGATGGGGCTCGCCGAGAATTTCCGCGCTGACGGCACGAACGAGCCGTTTCGCTGGTACACCGCGCTGGCGGCGACCTCGCTCTTCACGACATCGGACGACCTCGCCAAGTTCATCGCCGCACAAGCGCCTGGCAGGTCGAACCCTGTACTCGCGGACGAGACCATGGCCCTGATGGGGACCCCGCACGCCTCCGACATGGGTGCCGACATATGGGGCCTTGGCGCAATGCTCTATGCGCCGAACAATTCGGGCGGTTTCATCATCGGCCACGACGGCAGCAACGAGCCCGCGATCAACACCGCCGCGCGGTTCGATCCGGCAACCGGAGACGGCATCGTGGTCCTGTCGACCGGCAATCCAACGCTTGCAACCGAGGTCGCCGGCCAGTGGGTGTTCTGGAAGACCGGGAATGTCGACACACTGACCTTCGTATCGCGCCTCCCCACGGCCCTCGCCGTATTCGCCGCCGGCGTCTTGGTGATCCTGATCGTCATGGTCACTGCGGTCCTGCGCCGACGCCGGTCTGCAACTCGAGCCGAGCGGGAGTACCCAAAGCAATGA
- a CDS encoding anthrone oxygenase family protein yields the protein MTYEWPLYFCLFLALWSAIVGGVFSAFSEFIMSALLKTEAAGGMEAMQHINRDVIRSQFVAGILSIAVFSTLFSFYSLTVFEGSALAALILAPLVYLPSVFLMTIFGNVPMNNRLDSLDHTSPEGHAYWREYGRKWTRLNHARSIGSVLTAGLYTIAAITLITSGQV from the coding sequence ATGACTTATGAATGGCCCCTCTACTTCTGCCTCTTCCTCGCGCTCTGGAGCGCCATAGTCGGAGGGGTATTTTCGGCCTTTTCCGAATTCATCATGTCGGCATTGCTCAAGACCGAAGCGGCGGGCGGCATGGAAGCGATGCAGCATATTAATCGTGATGTGATCAGGAGCCAGTTCGTCGCGGGTATCCTCTCGATTGCGGTTTTCTCGACGCTTTTCTCCTTTTACAGCCTTACGGTCTTCGAGGGTTCCGCGCTGGCCGCGCTTATCCTCGCGCCCTTGGTCTACCTGCCGAGCGTCTTCCTCATGACGATCTTCGGCAATGTGCCGATGAACAACAGGCTCGACAGCCTCGATCACACCAGCCCAGAGGGTCACGCCTACTGGCGCGAATATGGCCGCAAATGGACGCGTCTCAATCACGCCCGGTCGATCGGCAGCGTGCTGACAGCCGGTCTCTACACCATCGCCGCAATCACGCTGATCACCAGTGGGCAGGTCTGA